One genomic region from Haloarcula taiwanensis encodes:
- a CDS encoding threonine-phosphate decarboxylase: MDPDSVEGVRTSGGDGPEDAIGPDGRVPHGSSDDPDVLDFSANTNPQVPPGAEKAYLAAFETARSYPADGYPEFREAAAAFVGCEPSQVIPTAGGLEAIRLSIQTTIQTDDSVLLPYPSFGEYAREVRLQGGTPEFIPHDQLLAADPAGHALVVVCNPNNPTGETAEPGALRDFADRCRAAGTTLLVDEAFLGFTGEPSLAGREGVIVARSLTKLFGLPGIRMGYAVGTGQERDRLATARRAWSMSAAAAAVGAHCYGQTGFVTETKARVAEERARMRERLVTRFDVFRSDAPFLLLSVSDADTSVDGILASAREAGIALRDARTFRGLDSHIRVAVRAPEENDRLLDALDV, from the coding sequence ATGGACCCTGACTCGGTTGAGGGCGTGCGGACGAGTGGCGGGGACGGACCCGAGGATGCCATCGGTCCGGACGGGCGCGTGCCACACGGCAGCAGCGACGACCCGGACGTGCTGGATTTCAGCGCGAACACGAACCCCCAGGTCCCACCGGGCGCAGAGAAGGCGTACCTGGCGGCGTTCGAGACGGCCCGCTCGTACCCAGCTGACGGCTACCCGGAGTTTCGCGAGGCCGCGGCGGCGTTCGTCGGCTGCGAACCGTCGCAGGTGATACCGACGGCCGGCGGCCTTGAGGCTATTCGCCTATCGATCCAGACGACGATTCAGACGGACGATAGCGTCCTGCTCCCGTATCCGAGCTTCGGCGAGTACGCCCGGGAAGTGCGGCTCCAGGGCGGAACTCCGGAGTTCATCCCGCACGACCAACTGCTTGCCGCCGACCCGGCGGGCCACGCGCTCGTCGTCGTCTGCAATCCGAACAATCCGACCGGCGAGACCGCCGAACCCGGGGCGCTCCGGGACTTCGCCGACCGCTGTCGAGCGGCCGGGACGACGCTGCTCGTCGACGAGGCGTTCCTCGGATTCACCGGCGAGCCGTCGCTGGCCGGTCGCGAAGGCGTCATCGTCGCGCGGTCGCTGACGAAACTGTTCGGCCTGCCCGGGATTCGGATGGGCTACGCCGTCGGGACCGGACAGGAGCGCGACCGCCTCGCGACGGCCCGGCGCGCCTGGTCGATGAGCGCTGCGGCAGCCGCGGTCGGGGCACACTGCTACGGACAAACGGGGTTCGTCACGGAGACGAAAGCCCGCGTCGCTGAGGAGCGAGCGCGGATGCGGGAGCGGCTCGTGACGCGGTTCGACGTGTTCCGTTCTGATGCGCCGTTCCTGCTGCTGTCGGTCAGTGACGCCGACACGTCCGTCGATGGTATCCTTGCCTCGGCCCGTGAGGCTGGCATCGCACTCCGGGACGCCCGGACGTTTCGCGGGCTGGACTCGCACATTCGGGTCGCTGTCAGAGCGCCCGAAGAAAACGACCGGCTGCTGGATGCGCTGGATGTTTGA
- a CDS encoding adenosylcobinamide amidohydrolase has protein sequence MFETTVRDGVCQIRRKGARWLSTAWDGGYRTADAVYNVTVPEGFERTDLAAYRAERLSGAGFAIGPTLLTGVHMEHARCARSGPVSVLATAGLSNPAALPMSAAGPADGFDGRASDPADRPDWRPGTVNLVIGVERELDDGALATLLASAVEAKAATLLDAADAPGTTSDAAIVGCVPGAERASFAGSATEIGAAARVCVRDAIRASLAARYGGDALPTVDGAEYGVVTDRGTEVFEP, from the coding sequence ATGTTTGAAACGACCGTTCGGGATGGCGTCTGTCAGATTCGCCGCAAGGGTGCCCGCTGGCTTTCGACAGCGTGGGACGGCGGCTACCGGACCGCAGACGCCGTCTACAACGTCACCGTCCCCGAGGGGTTCGAGCGAACCGACCTCGCCGCCTACCGCGCCGAGCGGCTGTCGGGGGCCGGCTTCGCCATCGGCCCGACACTGCTCACCGGCGTCCACATGGAGCACGCCCGCTGTGCCCGGAGCGGGCCGGTGTCGGTGCTGGCGACAGCGGGCCTCTCGAACCCCGCCGCGTTGCCGATGTCGGCAGCGGGGCCAGCGGACGGCTTCGACGGGCGCGCGTCCGATCCGGCGGACCGCCCCGACTGGCGGCCCGGGACGGTGAATCTCGTCATCGGGGTTGAGCGCGAACTGGACGATGGCGCGCTGGCGACGCTGCTTGCCAGCGCTGTCGAGGCGAAGGCCGCGACGCTGCTGGACGCGGCGGATGCGCCCGGAACCACCTCGGACGCGGCCATCGTCGGCTGTGTCCCGGGCGCTGAGCGTGCGTCGTTCGCCGGGAGTGCGACCGAAATCGGGGCCGCGGCCCGCGTCTGTGTCCGCGACGCTATCAGGGCGAGTCTGGCCGCCCGCTACGGGGGCGACGCCCTGCCGACCGTCGACGGCGCGGAGTACGGCGTCGTTACCGACCGGGGCACCGAGGTCTTCGAGCCGTGA
- a CDS encoding cobalamin adenosyltransferase produces the protein MTDNTAGPTAEPIEPSAPEEFGLVQVWWGDGKGKTTAALGMATRAVGHGYRVHLLQFMKGGTSTVEDVRGEYNAIAALPGFSYENAGHYGWHGFLDGSEDDEHEARAKGALDRARDLVQASADTDLSEPLDADGPPEEGVNMLVLDEILYAANRALVDPEDVIGLIEAKPDDLELVLTGGHERPEFLSDHADLVTEVSKEKHPIDAGQGARKGTEF, from the coding sequence ATGACCGACAACACGGCCGGCCCGACCGCCGAACCAATCGAGCCGAGCGCGCCCGAGGAGTTCGGGCTGGTGCAGGTCTGGTGGGGCGACGGCAAGGGCAAGACGACAGCGGCGCTGGGGATGGCGACCCGCGCCGTCGGTCACGGCTACCGCGTCCACCTCCTGCAGTTCATGAAAGGCGGGACCAGCACCGTCGAGGACGTGCGCGGCGAGTACAACGCCATTGCCGCGCTGCCGGGCTTCTCATACGAGAACGCGGGGCACTACGGCTGGCACGGCTTCCTCGACGGCAGCGAGGACGACGAGCACGAGGCCCGGGCGAAAGGCGCACTCGACCGGGCACGGGACCTCGTTCAGGCCAGCGCCGACACCGACCTCTCGGAGCCGCTGGACGCCGACGGGCCGCCAGAAGAGGGCGTCAACATGCTCGTCCTCGACGAAATACTATACGCCGCGAACCGCGCCCTCGTCGACCCCGAAGACGTGATTGGGCTCATCGAAGCCAAGCCGGACGACCTCGAACTTGTCCTCACAGGCGGCCACGAGCGGCCGGAGTTCCTGTCTGACCACGCGGACCTCGTTACCGAAGTCAGCAAGGAGAAACACCCAATCGACGCCGGTCAGGGCGCGCGGAAGGGCACGGAGTTCTGA
- a CDS encoding cobyric acid synthase CobQ produces MAHTLLVAGTASHVGKSTVAAGLCRYLADRAVSVAPFKAQNMSNNARATPGGEVGVSQYVQARAAGVAPSTDHNPVLLKPRGDGESQLILDGEVVGHFEARGYYDEHWEDALDTARAAHDRLARSHDVIVAEGAGSIAEINLHDRDLANVETARFADADILLVADIERGGVFASLVGTLELVPEDVRERVAGAVITKFRGDRSLLDPGIEEFEDRTGVPVLGVVPYDDPGLPEEDSVALPPVGERAVVGDGDGVADDESVTVAVPRLPRISNFTDLQPLAREPGVRVAYVPPGATLDDADAVVLPGSKNTVDDLRALTDAGFGDRLRAFDGPVVGLCGGYQMLGEAITNAAVEGTGDADHIEGLGLLPVTTAFSEAKTVEHVERTLNGVGPLSGASGTVEGYEIHMGDSKLTGGAARPFDSDGAATDSVLGTYLHDLFVNDTARDAFVRNTFESAGIALPEAPERADSDPYERAAGLIRDHVDLGPLGLPDR; encoded by the coding sequence ATGGCTCACACGCTGCTGGTCGCCGGGACGGCCAGCCACGTCGGCAAGTCGACCGTCGCGGCCGGACTCTGTCGCTATCTGGCCGACCGTGCTGTTTCGGTCGCGCCGTTCAAGGCCCAGAACATGAGCAACAACGCCCGGGCGACACCGGGCGGCGAAGTCGGCGTCTCCCAGTACGTTCAGGCCCGCGCGGCCGGCGTCGCGCCGTCGACTGACCACAATCCGGTACTCCTGAAACCGCGAGGGGACGGCGAATCCCAGCTCATTCTGGACGGCGAGGTGGTCGGGCATTTCGAGGCCCGTGGATACTACGACGAGCACTGGGAGGACGCGCTGGACACCGCCCGCGCGGCCCACGACCGACTCGCCCGGTCCCACGACGTGATTGTCGCCGAAGGGGCGGGGTCGATTGCCGAAATCAATCTGCACGACCGCGACCTGGCGAACGTCGAGACGGCGCGCTTCGCCGACGCCGATATCCTGCTCGTCGCCGACATTGAGCGCGGCGGCGTCTTCGCCTCGCTCGTCGGGACGCTCGAACTCGTCCCCGAGGACGTTCGCGAACGGGTGGCCGGCGCGGTCATCACGAAGTTCCGCGGCGACCGCTCGCTGCTCGACCCGGGCATCGAAGAGTTCGAGGACCGGACCGGCGTCCCCGTCCTCGGCGTGGTTCCCTACGACGACCCGGGCCTCCCCGAGGAAGACAGCGTCGCGCTGCCGCCGGTCGGCGAGCGAGCCGTCGTCGGTGACGGTGACGGCGTTGCCGACGACGAGAGCGTTACCGTCGCGGTCCCGCGGCTCCCGCGTATCTCGAATTTCACCGACCTCCAGCCGCTCGCCCGCGAACCCGGCGTCAGAGTCGCGTACGTGCCACCCGGTGCCACCCTCGACGACGCCGACGCGGTGGTCCTGCCGGGGAGTAAGAACACGGTCGATGATCTGCGAGCGCTTACCGACGCTGGATTCGGGGACCGACTACGGGCGTTCGACGGCCCTGTCGTCGGCCTCTGTGGCGGCTACCAGATGCTCGGTGAGGCGATCACGAACGCCGCGGTTGAGGGGACTGGCGACGCGGACCACATCGAGGGGCTTGGGTTGCTCCCGGTGACGACAGCATTCAGCGAGGCGAAGACGGTCGAACACGTCGAGCGGACACTCAATGGTGTCGGCCCGCTCTCCGGAGCGAGCGGGACCGTCGAGGGTTACGAGATTCATATGGGCGACTCAAAACTGACAGGCGGGGCCGCCCGTCCCTTCGACAGTGACGGGGCGGCGACCGACAGTGTTCTGGGAACATACCTCCACGACCTCTTCGTCAACGACACTGCCAGAGATGCCTTTGTGCGAAACACCTTCGAAAGCGCTGGTATCGCCCTGCCAGAGGCACCCGAACGAGCCGACAGCGACCCGTACGAACGAGCGGCTGGGCTCATCCGTGACCACGTTGACCTAGGACCGCTCGGACTACCCGACCGATGA
- a CDS encoding chromosome partitioning protein ParA: MVEVFAVASGKGGTGKTTSTVALGMALSDRYDVTVVDADTGMANLLFHAGLSDAETTLHDVLAADAPVEAATYNRFGLTVVPCGTSLDGFRDADPARLRDVVATLAADTDIILLDSPPALDSRTAVLPVVLADRIVVVLQPTIPAISDGLKVQEYATTYDTDVAGLLFNKVRESESIEQVSEKTERYFDGPTLASVPESERAREARRAGRPLLAHAPECEAATAYRAAAEALTVQNGTAADAADRFQSAVIPESL; this comes from the coding sequence ATGGTCGAAGTGTTCGCGGTCGCCAGTGGGAAGGGCGGGACTGGCAAGACGACGAGCACCGTCGCCCTCGGGATGGCGCTGTCCGACCGCTACGACGTGACGGTGGTCGACGCCGACACAGGAATGGCGAATCTCCTCTTTCACGCCGGGCTCTCCGACGCCGAGACGACGCTGCACGACGTACTAGCTGCTGACGCGCCGGTCGAGGCAGCCACCTACAACCGGTTCGGGCTGACGGTCGTTCCCTGCGGCACGAGCCTCGACGGCTTCAGGGACGCCGACCCGGCCCGGCTTCGAGACGTGGTTGCGACACTCGCAGCAGACACAGACATCATCCTGCTGGACTCGCCGCCGGCACTCGACAGTCGAACCGCCGTCCTTCCAGTCGTGCTGGCCGACCGTATCGTGGTCGTCCTCCAGCCGACGATTCCCGCTATTTCGGACGGGCTAAAGGTCCAGGAGTACGCGACGACCTACGACACGGACGTAGCGGGGCTCCTGTTCAACAAGGTTCGTGAGTCCGAGTCTATCGAGCAGGTCTCGGAGAAGACTGAGCGGTACTTCGACGGGCCGACGCTCGCATCGGTTCCCGAAAGCGAGCGAGCCCGCGAAGCACGTCGCGCTGGACGGCCGCTCCTTGCACACGCTCCCGAGTGCGAGGCCGCAACGGCCTATCGAGCGGCCGCCGAGGCGCTCACAGTACAGAACGGGACAGCCGCCGACGCCGCCGACCGGTTCCAGAGCGCCGTCATCCCTGAGTCGCTATGA
- a CDS encoding MarR family transcriptional regulator, with the protein MAEGPADTVFEDCRYLTGSPQRFAVLSQLRERPARPTDLCDSVDATRTTIQRILAGFSERQWVVKRDGEYRLTVTGQRVFDRYRALVDEVERARAAGPLAAHLGSIAGELPADLLDPACLTTTSEQNPLAAINRFTDWMHEVEGDVRAISPIVTSVFNDAAVELLETGTHIEFIIDHSVLERSVSDFSDALERGLEHENINTYVHDTALDIGLALDRSRVCLAAYDDRNNVRAIAESDATAVYCWAETVFDQYKERSQPLAAVLPVQENNP; encoded by the coding sequence ATGGCGGAAGGTCCGGCTGACACCGTCTTCGAGGATTGCAGGTACCTTACTGGGTCACCACAGCGGTTCGCGGTGCTGTCCCAGCTCCGGGAGCGTCCGGCACGGCCCACTGACCTGTGTGACTCGGTGGATGCGACGCGGACTACGATTCAGCGGATACTCGCGGGCTTCTCCGAGCGCCAATGGGTCGTCAAACGGGACGGTGAGTATCGACTTACTGTGACAGGACAGCGGGTGTTCGACCGGTACAGGGCGCTCGTCGACGAGGTTGAGCGGGCGCGGGCGGCCGGGCCGCTGGCCGCACACCTCGGCTCCATCGCCGGTGAACTCCCGGCGGATCTGCTGGACCCAGCCTGTCTCACGACGACCTCAGAGCAGAACCCCCTCGCCGCTATCAACCGGTTCACAGACTGGATGCACGAAGTCGAGGGTGACGTTCGGGCCATCTCACCGATCGTAACGTCAGTGTTCAACGACGCCGCAGTGGAACTCCTCGAAACAGGGACACATATCGAGTTCATCATCGACCACAGCGTGCTCGAACGGTCCGTGTCCGATTTCTCAGACGCACTAGAGCGCGGCCTCGAACACGAGAACATCAACACGTATGTCCACGACACCGCGCTTGATATCGGCCTCGCGCTGGACCGGTCGCGAGTCTGTCTGGCGGCCTACGACGACCGGAACAACGTCCGGGCGATAGCGGAGTCCGACGCGACAGCGGTGTATTGCTGGGCCGAGACGGTGTTCGACCAGTATAAAGAGCGATCACAGCCGCTCGCAGCAGTCCTGCCTGTACAGGAAAACAATCCGTGA
- a CDS encoding deoxyribodipyrimidine photolyase, with amino-acid sequence MPRLDSGDTPERDAIPTLADDESGTVVWHREHLRIRDQAAVARAGTSEYVLPLFVFDPAFYGADGLACDSRVRFLHDCLADLSDQYHTATGRGLTYAHGDPVDVLGRFRGAGWDIVTMAVPTGRYGRERDRRVQEQCDVTCIDGDGLVRDRAETRDGWQDDVSAWFSADQYNWDPSTVTSRSFDSGIDIDAVEEHYAVTPSKSDVPRGGTGPARERLSAFVERIDDYPGNISAPTDARNGTSGLSPYLAFGCLSVRQVFQCVDEHAPDGRGKEMFISRLFWNKHYEQKLEDWPGWLDAAVNPVLVGFNAERYDPELVAAWKHGQTGFPMVDASMRCLKQTGWLNFRMRAMCVSVYYHLLQQPWRLGADWFYHHLVDASAAINYTQWQSQCGLVGKPALRLYNPRKQVRDQDPDGEFIRRWVPELDALPDEYLDRPEQTPVHVQASCGVDIGEDYPHPVVDYDAARQAFQRRYEAVRADAADALSDSTIARRASFSGGREAAARIAAEHGTDASNGTGNDGTQTSLDSFGDE; translated from the coding sequence ATGCCAAGACTGGACTCAGGGGACACGCCGGAGCGGGACGCGATTCCGACGCTCGCCGACGACGAATCAGGGACAGTCGTCTGGCATCGTGAACACCTTCGGATCCGTGACCAGGCTGCAGTCGCGAGGGCTGGGACGTCCGAGTACGTGCTCCCGCTGTTCGTGTTCGACCCGGCGTTCTACGGTGCGGACGGCCTCGCCTGTGACAGCCGGGTTCGGTTCCTGCACGACTGCCTGGCCGACCTCTCGGACCAGTACCACACCGCGACTGGTCGCGGACTCACCTACGCCCACGGGGACCCGGTGGACGTGCTGGGGCGGTTCCGCGGGGCCGGCTGGGACATCGTGACGATGGCCGTTCCGACCGGACGCTACGGTCGGGAACGGGACCGCCGCGTGCAGGAACAGTGTGATGTAACATGCATTGACGGCGACGGCTTGGTCCGTGACCGAGCGGAGACTCGCGATGGATGGCAGGACGACGTATCGGCGTGGTTCTCCGCCGACCAGTACAACTGGGACCCGAGCACGGTCACCTCACGGAGCTTCGACAGCGGTATCGACATCGACGCGGTCGAAGAACACTACGCAGTCACACCGTCGAAATCCGACGTGCCTCGCGGTGGGACCGGCCCGGCGCGTGAGCGGCTGTCGGCGTTCGTCGAGCGGATCGACGACTATCCGGGGAACATCTCTGCGCCGACAGACGCACGAAACGGGACCAGCGGACTCTCGCCGTATCTCGCGTTTGGCTGTCTCTCCGTGCGGCAGGTCTTCCAGTGCGTCGACGAACACGCGCCCGACGGCCGCGGGAAAGAGATGTTCATTTCGCGGCTGTTCTGGAACAAACACTACGAGCAGAAGCTCGAAGACTGGCCCGGCTGGCTCGATGCGGCGGTGAATCCGGTGTTGGTGGGGTTCAACGCGGAGCGGTACGATCCCGAGCTGGTTGCCGCCTGGAAGCACGGCCAGACCGGGTTCCCGATGGTCGACGCGTCGATGCGGTGTCTCAAACAGACGGGCTGGCTCAACTTCCGGATGCGGGCAATGTGTGTATCGGTGTATTACCATCTGCTCCAGCAGCCCTGGCGGCTCGGCGCGGACTGGTTCTACCACCATCTCGTCGACGCCTCGGCGGCCATCAACTACACCCAGTGGCAGTCCCAGTGCGGACTGGTTGGCAAGCCGGCCCTCCGGCTGTATAACCCGCGCAAGCAGGTCCGCGACCAGGACCCGGACGGCGAGTTCATCCGTCGGTGGGTGCCCGAACTCGACGCGCTCCCCGACGAGTATCTCGACCGGCCCGAGCAAACGCCGGTCCACGTGCAGGCGTCCTGTGGCGTCGATATCGGCGAGGACTACCCACACCCGGTCGTCGACTACGACGCGGCCCGACAGGCGTTCCAAAGGCGATACGAGGCAGTACGTGCCGATGCGGCCGATGCCCTGAGCGACTCGACTATCGCACGCCGCGCATCGTTCTCCGGGGGCCGCGAGGCCGCTGCACGTATCGCCGCCGAACACGGAACGGATGCATCGAACGGCACCGGAAACGACGGGACCCAGACAAGCCTCGACTCGTTCGGTGACGAATAG